From Cannabis sativa cultivar Pink pepper isolate KNU-18-1 chromosome 8, ASM2916894v1, whole genome shotgun sequence, a single genomic window includes:
- the LOC115699574 gene encoding protein PHOTOPERIOD-INDEPENDENT EARLY FLOWERING 1 isoform X2, producing MASKGPRSKLDHESRAKRQKALEAPREPRRPKTHWDHVLEEMVWLSKDFESERKWKLSQAKKVALRASKGMLDQATRGEKKLKEEEQRLKKVALNISKDVKKFWLKIEKLVLYKHQMELDEKKKKALDKQLEFLLGQTERYSTMLAENLVDNYKPLQQNPTQDQPKEEDGDDANGSSELNVEPPSDTADVDDDYDIQSDDESEDDEHTIEEDEALITKEERQEELAALQNEIDLPLEELLKRYAGKETCGHSMESSSVKHDEDEPARREDSKVEDNGDEPTQMEDNVGEPTQMEDSPVKDDEDQPAQTEDSPVKGSGDEPAQMEGSPVKENWDKPLQMEDSPVKDDGDQPAQMADGPVKDDGDQPAQMEGSPVKDGGDQPAQMEGNPVKDDGDKPAEMEATPVKDDGDEPAEMVATPVKDDRDEPAQMEDSLVKDDRIEPAGMEDNINHSNENGLSAAIKIEKSNSAVSTGRRCKGESNGSLLLLENHIPEVETHEANNLAEASEELEEEEVPYDFNDEREDGDFVLGITEEKDDETTLSEEEEFAKTDSHDPMDEVALLQKESEIPIEELLSRYKKDPINNEDVDDGSEYASALSEGFADSLSVEDVEQKQLVTMDENTEQKQLVSVGEYAVSDERPPVHSPMEEQQAKHDTLSEGGKESEDIIADAAAAARSAQPTGNTFSTTKVRTKFPFLLKFPLREYQHIGLDWLVAMYEKRLNGILADEMGLGKTIMTIALLAHLACEKGIWGPHLIVVPTSVMLNWETEFLKWCPAFKILTYFGSAKERKLKRQGWLKPNSFHVCITTYRLVIQDSKVFKRKKWKYLILDEAHLIKNWKSQRWQTLLNFNSKRRILLTGTPLQNDLMELWSLMHFLMPHIFQSHQEFKDWFCNPIAGMVEGQEKVNKEVIDRLHNVLRPFILRRLKRDVEKQLPMKLEHVIYCRLSKRQRNLYEDFIASSETQATLANANFFGMISIIMQLRKVCNHPDLFEGRPIVSSFDMTGIDIQLCSPVCSVLSCGPFSRVDLRDMGLVFTHHSNRMTSWESDEVKALATPSSSIKARGDLFNLGKIVSGSENRKLYGSNIFEDIQRSIMEERIKEAKDRAAAIAWWNSLRCERRPMYSTTLRELVTVRHPVDDIHCHKANPRAYTYSTKLADIILSPVERFHKVLDLVESFLFAIPAARAPPPVCWCSKSGSSAFLQPTYKQKCTEIFSPLLTPLRPAIVRRQVYFPDRRLIQFDCGKLQELAILLRKLKSGGHRALIFTQMTKMLDVLEAFINLYGYTYMRLDGSTPPEERQTLMQRFNTNPKIFLFILSTRSGGVGINLVGADTVIFYDSDWNPAMDQQAQDRCHRIGQTREVHIYRLISESTIEENILKKANQKRALDDLVIQSGGYNTEFFKKLDPMELFSGHRSLPIKNVQKERNYNANEISLSNADVEAALKHAEDEADYMALKKVEQEEEVENEEFTEEAIGRLEDDELVNEDDAKVDEPADHSGWMTSNKENVSMQNGSDINEEKALTVVKEDDVDMLDDVKQMAAAAAAAGQAISSFENHLRPIDRYAIRFLELWDPIIDKATVDTQVGYEETEWELDRIEKYKEEMEAEIDEDEEPLVYERWDSDFATEAYRQQVEALAQHQLMEDLECEAREREDEEAGNCDTVKNEMPSDLKPKSKKKPKKAKFKSLKKGSLASASKSVKEEPSADAMSIDEDTFSQEMLTFSDAASPHSVMTKKRKKVQITMNGSEEKTSKKKSKKLKRIFVERCSLDLDTDFPVVQHDGPTDSKPAESITESEQRPLSRSRMGGKISITYMPLKRVLMIKPEKLKKGNVWTRDCVPSPDVWLPVEDAILCAVVHEYGPYWNLVSDVLYSMTAGGFYRGRYRHPVHCCERFRELIQRYVLSSSDNPNHEKVGNAGSGKALLKVTEENIRTLLDIAAEQQDGELLLQKHFTVLLSTIWKMTSRVGHLKNLASSRNSVYSGGKKFSSGKQISHTSDREPGEKLKSIIMGKINTRLVAAALDNVDSGKQDDKASPSNHSRDISANTERLDITLEFQGEMGEKLAFLPSILNLSIICSDPLSFVSKDDEEVDYLKTSVHVAENRFRAATRACLEDRHGWASSVFPTNDIRSRSAAKLPSLGKHKLPFPDLNKPSKSKFKKSVENGELRHLPSEQNILQPLLTMAAPIDLNLFSPSSPLSTDIQIDGLESNLSTDLDKLAPLEEDGFETVEHSYVPDLITGLDDCTLSPEFTDIG from the exons GAAGATGATGAACATACAATTGAGGAAGATGAGGCTCTTATAACTAAAGAAGAAAGACAGGAGGAGCTAGCTGCTTTACAAAATGAAATAGATCTTCCCCTTGAGGAGCTACTGAAACGTTATGCTGGGAAGGAAA CTTGTGGACATAGCATGGAGAGTAGTTCAGTAAAGCATGACGAGGATGAACCAGCCCGGAGGGAGGATAGTAAAGTAGAGGATAATGGGGATGAACCAACCCAGATGGAGGATAATGTGGGTGAACCAACCCAGATGGAGGATAGTCCAGTAAAGGATGACGAGGATCAACCAGCCCAGACAGAGGATAGTCCAGTAAAGGGTAGTGGGGATGAACCAGCCCAGATGGAGGGCAGTCCGGTAAAGGAAAACTGGGATAAACCACTCCAGATGGAGGATAGTCCAGTAAAGGATGATGGGGATCAACCAGCCCAGATGGCAGATGGTCCGGTAAAGGATGACGGGGATCAACCAGCCCAGATGGAGGGTAGTCCAGTAAAGGATGGTGGGGATCAACCAGCCCAGATGGAGGGTAATCCAGTAAAGGATGACGGGGATAAGCCAGCCGAGATGGAGGCTACTCCAGTAAAGGATGACGGGGATGAACCAGCCGAGATGGTGGCTACTCCAGTAAAGGATGACAGAGATGAGCCAGCCCAGATGGAGGATAGTCTAGTAAAGGATGACAGGATTGAACCAGCCGGGATGGAGGATAATATTAATCATA GCAATGAAAATGGGCTTTCTGCAGCCATAAAGATTGAGAAAAGCAACTCTGCTGTATCCACTGGTCGTCGTTGT AAAGGGGAAAGTAATGGAAGTCTTCTACTTTTGGAAAACCATATACCAGAAGTTGAGACACATGAAGCCAATAATCTTGCAGAAGCTTCTGAAGagttagaggaagaagaggtgCCATATGATTTTAATGATGAACGG GAAGATGGTGATTTTGTTCTTGGCATTACAGAAGAAAAG GATGATGAGACAACCTTGTCAGAAGAGGAGGAATTTGCTAAAACAGATTCCCATGATCCTATGGATGAG GTTGCCTTACTGCAAAAGGAGAGTGAAATTCCCATTGAAGAACTGCTTTCAAGGTATAAAAAG GATCCCATCAACAATGAGGATGTGGATGATGGATCTGAGTATGCCTCTGCTTTGTCAGAGGGCTTTGCAGATTCTCTTTCAGTTGAAGATGTTGAACAGAAGCAACTGGTTACTATGGATGAAAACACTGAACAGAAGCAACTGGTTTCTGTGGGTGAATATGCTGTATCTGATGAACGCCCACCAGTCCATTCTCCCATGGAAGAACAGCAAGCCAAACATGATACTTTATCTGAAGGAGGAAAGGAAAGTGAGGATATAATTGCTGATGCAGCTGCTGCCGCAAGATCGGCACAGCCAACTGGAAATACCTTCTCCACAACAAAAGTTCGGACCAAGTTCCCTTTTCTTCTTAAATTCCCTCTTCGGGAGTATCAACATATTGGCTTGGATTGGCTTGTCGCTATGTATGAAAAAAGGCTGAATGGAATTCTTGCGGATGAGATGGGGCTTGGGAAGACAATTATGACTATTGCTTTGTTGGCACACCTAGCATGTGAGAAGGGAATATGGGGTCCACATCTAATTGTGGTTCCAACAAGTGTAATGTTGAATTGGGAAACTGAGTTTCTTAAATGGTGTCCTGCTTTTAagattttgacatattttggaAGTGCAAAAGAGCGAAAATTGAAGAGGCAAGGCTGGTTGAAGCCCAACTCATTTCATGTATGTATAACAACTTACAGGCTGGTTATTCAAGATTCTAAAGTGTTCAAGCGTAAAAAATGGAAGTACTTGATATTAGATGAAGCTCATCTGATTAAAAATTGGAAATCACAGAGATGGCAAACACTTTTGAACTTTAACTCAAAACGGCGTATTCTTTTAACTGGTACTCCACTTCAGAATGATCTCATGGAACTCTGGTCACTAATGCACTTCTTGATGcctcacatttttcagtctcaCCAAGAATTCAAAGACTGGTTTTGTAATCCAATAGCAGGGATGGTCGAGGGACAagaaaaagtaaacaaagaagTAATTGATCGTCTACATAATGTTCTTCGTCCATTTATACTACGTCGTTTGAAACGCGATGTGGAGAAGCAGCTCCCTATGAAACTTGAGCATGTTATATACTGTAGACTCTCCAAAAGGCAGCGTAATTTGTATGAAGACTTCATCGCTAGTTCAGAAACACAAGCTACTCTTGCAAATGCAAATTTTTTTGGGATGATTAGCATCATAATGCAGCTACGTAAAGTATGCAATCATCCTGACCTATTTGAAGGCCGTCCAATAGTCAGTTCTTTTGATATGACAGGTATTGACATTCAACTATGCTCTCCTGTTTGCTCAGTACTTTCGTGTGGACCATTCTCTAGAGTTGATCTCAGGGACATGGGTTTGGTGTTTACTCATCATAGCAATAGAATGACTTCTTGGGAGAGTGATGAAGTTAAAGCTCTTGCTACCCCCTCAAGTTCAATAAAAGCACGTGGTGACTTGTTTAACCTTGGAAAGATTGTGTCAGGATCTGAAAATCGAAAATTGTATGGATCAAATATTTTTGAAGATATACAGAGATCAATAATGGAGGAGAGGATTAAAGAAGCAAAGGATCGCGCAGCAGCCATTGCATGGTGGAATTCTTTGAGGTGTGAAAGAAGACCTATGTACTCAACTACCCTAAGGGAGCTTGTCACAGTAAGGCATCCTGTTGATGATATTCATTGTCACAAAGCTAATCCTCGCGCTTATACATATTCCACAAAGCTTGCTGACATAATCCTTTCACCTGTGGAACGCTTTCATAAAGTGCTTGACCTAGTTGAAAGTTTCTTGTTTGCAATCCCAGCTGCGCGGGCTCCGCCACCTGTTTGCTGGTGTAGTAAATCTGGGAGTTCTGCCTTTCTCCAACCTACTTATAAGCAGAAGTGCACCGAAATATTTTCTCCACTTTTGACTCCTTTAAGACCTGCGATTGTTCGGAGGCAGGTGTACTTTCCTGACAGGCGGCTCATACAATTTGACTGTGGCAAATTACAAGAGCTTGCGATTTTGCTTAGAAAATTAAAGTCAGGAGGTCACCGAGCACTGATATTCACTCAGATGACAAAGATGCTTGATGTTTTGGAGGCTTTTATAAATTTGTATGGCTACACTTACATGCGTTTAGATGGATCCACACCACCCGAGGAGAGGCAAACTTTGATGCAACGGTTTAATACAAATCCAAAAATATTCCTTTTTATCTTATCAACACGTAGTGGAGGAGTCGGCATCAACCTAGTTGGGGCAGATACAGTCATCTTTTATGATAGTGACTGGAATCCTGCTATGGACCAACAAGCTCAAGATCGATGCCACCGGATTGGACAGACACGTGAAGTTCATATTTACCGATTGATTAGTGAGAGCACCATTGAAGAAAATATTTTGAAGAAAGCAAATCAGAAGCGTGCCCTGGATGATCTAGTGATACAGAGTGGGGGCTACAACACTGAATTCTTCAAAAAGCTTGATCCTATGGAGCTTTTCTCTGGTCATAGATCACTTCCAATCAAGAATGTTCAGAAGGAGAGAAATTACAATGCAAATGAGATATCTCTGTCTAATGCCGATGTTGAAGCTGCTTTAAAACATGCAGAAGATGAAGCAGATTACATGGCTTTGAAGAAAGTTGAACAGGAAGAAGAAGTTGAGAATGAAGAGTTCACAGAAGAAGCCATTGGGAGATTGGAAGATGATGAATTAGTAAATGAGGATGATGCAAAGGTTGATGAACCTGCAGATCATAGTGGCTGGATGACATCGAACAAAGAAAATGTATCCATGCAGAATGGAAGTGATATTAATGAAGAAAAAGCTCTTACAGTTGTTAAGGAAGATGATGTTGACATGTTGGATGATGTTAAACAAATGGCTGCCGCTGCAGCAGCAGCTGGACAAGCAATATCATCCTTTGAGAATCATTTGCGTCCAATAGATAGATATGCAATTCGCTTTCTAGAATTATGGGACCCCATTATAGATAAGGCAACAGTGGACACTCAAGTTGGATATGAGGAAACTGAATGGGAACTCGATCGTATTGAGAAGTACAAGGAGGAAATGGAAGCTGAAATTGATGAAGATGAGGAACCTCTTGTGTATGAGA GATGGGATTCTGATTTTGCAACCGAGGCATATCGGCAGCAGGTGGAAGCACTGGCTCAACATCAG TTGATGGAGGATCTGGAATGTGAGGCAAGGGAGAGGGAAGATGAAGAAGCTGGAAATTGTGACACTGTGAA GAATGAAATGCCAAGTGATCTGAAACCTAAGTCTAAAAAGAAACCAAAGAAAGCCAAGTTCAAATCCCTAAAGAAAGGATCACTAGCTTCTGCATCAAAATCCGTGAAAGAAGAGCCATCAGCGGATGCTATGTCCATCGATGAGGACACTTTCTCTCAAGAGATGCTCACGTTCTCAGATGCAGCATCTCCACATTCAGTCATGACCAAAAAACGGAAAAAGGTTCAAATTACTATGAATGGTAGTGAAGAGAAGACTTCAAAGAAAAAGTCCAAGAAACTCAAGAGGATTTTTGTTGAGAGATGCTCTCTTGATTTAGATACTGATTTTCCAGTAGTGCAGCATGACGGACCTACAGATTCAAAACCTGCTGAGAGTATAACTGAATCTGAGCAGAGACCGCTTAGCAGAAGCAGAATGGGAGGAAAAATATCCATCACTTACATGCCCTTAAAGCGAGTTTTAATGATAAAACCAGAAAAGCTAAAGAAGGGGAATGTTTGGACGAGGGATTGTGTTCCTTCTCCTGATGTTTGGTTGCCTGTGGAGGATGCAATATTATGTGCTGTGGTACATGAATATGGCCCTTATTGGAACTTGGTTAGTGACGTCCTATATAGCATGACTGCTGGTGGGTTTTATAGGGGAAGATATCGACATCCTGTCCATTGTTGCGAGAGGTTTAGAGAACTCATCCAACGGTATGTCTTGTCTTCTTCAGACAACCCAAATCATGAGAAGGTCGGCAATGCAGGATCTGGAAAGGCTCTTCTAAAAGTTACTGAG GAAAACATTCGAACGCTGTTAGATATTGCTGCTGAGCAGCAAGACGGAGAGTTGCTCCTTCAGAAACACTTCACTGTATTGCTGTCTACTATCTGGAAGATGACCTCTCGTGTTGGTCACTTAAAGAATCTTGCATCATCACGCAATAGTGTCTACTCTGGTGGAAAAAAATTCAGTTCTGGCAAGCAGATTTCTCATACTTCCGATAGGGAACCTGGAGAAAAACTAAAATCTATCATTATGGGAAAGATTAATACTAGGTTAGTAGCAGCTGCACTTGATAATGTTGATAGTGGAAAACAGGATGACAAAGCATCTCCTTCTAATCATAGTAGAGACATATCAGCAAATACTGAACGGTTGGATATAACTCTGGAATTCCAAGGCGAAATGGGAGAAAAATTGGCTTTTCTGCCTTCTATTCTGAACTTATCAATAATTTGTTCTGACCCTCTTTCATTTGTAAGCAAAGATGATGAGGAGGTCGATTATCTCAAAACATCTGTTCATGTGGCTGAGAACCGTTTCAG GGCTGCTACAAGAGCTTGTCTTGAAGACAGACATGGCTGGGCTTCGTCTGTATTCCCGACAAATGACATTAGATCTCGTTCGGCAGCAAAACTACCGTCCTTGGGAAAGCACAAGCTCCCTTTCCCTGATTTGAACAAACCTTCCAAGTCAAAATTCAAGAAATCAGTTGAGAATGGTGAGCTACGCCACCTTCCCAGTGAGCAGAACATTCTCCAACCGTTGCTAACCATGGCAGCACCAATTGATCTCAACCTTTTCAGCCCGAGCTCACCCCTCAGTACAGATATTCAGATTGATGGTCTGGAAAGTAATTTGTCAACTGATTTGGATAAGCTAGCTCCGTTAGAAGAGGATGGTTTTGAAACAGTTGAACACAGTTATGTTCCTGACTTAATCACCGGTCTTGATGACTGTACATTATCTCCAGAATTTACAGACATTGGTTAG